Proteins from a genomic interval of Niabella soli DSM 19437:
- a CDS encoding DUF3826 domain-containing protein, with product MNFKKMIAGLLSLSFCILLHAQAADPDAETQKKASEWVAALYLTDAAKADRVQAAIATHLNAVKDWHNTHPVKQNPGGINPATGNAFSNLDWEVIYCSQKPKTVRENLMRVLNAELTPEQIEQVFDKYTVGKVAFTLKGYEAIVPDLTETERGEIVKNLKQARDQAIDYKSMKEISAIFEIYKTKCEQYLNNNGRNWRQLFKNYVDKVKAEKAKKKG from the coding sequence ATGAATTTTAAAAAAATGATTGCGGGTTTATTGAGTCTGAGCTTTTGTATATTGTTACATGCCCAGGCAGCCGATCCGGATGCTGAAACCCAAAAGAAAGCTTCGGAATGGGTAGCCGCATTGTATTTAACGGATGCGGCAAAAGCCGATCGGGTGCAGGCTGCTATTGCAACCCATCTTAATGCGGTTAAGGACTGGCATAATACACATCCGGTAAAACAAAACCCCGGAGGGATCAACCCGGCTACCGGAAACGCCTTTAGTAATTTGGATTGGGAAGTGATCTATTGTTCTCAAAAACCAAAAACAGTTCGCGAAAACCTGATGCGTGTTTTAAATGCTGAGCTGACACCCGAACAGATTGAACAGGTATTTGATAAGTATACGGTTGGTAAAGTAGCCTTTACTTTAAAAGGATACGAAGCCATTGTGCCTGATCTTACAGAAACAGAGCGTGGCGAAATAGTAAAAAATCTGAAACAGGCGCGCGATCAGGCGATTGATTATAAGAGTATGAAAGAGATCTCTGCTATATTTGAGATCTATAAAACAAAATGCGAGCAATACCTCAATAATAACGGCCGTAACTGGAGGCAGTTGTTTAAGAACTATGTAGATAAGGTGAAGGCAGAGAAGGCAAAGAAAAAGGGTTGA
- a CDS encoding sodium:solute symporter: MKHIPLLDLIIILLYLAAMVWIGFYFSKKNKSADQFTKASGRIPGWAIGLSIYATFLSSNTFLGVPGKAFGSNWNAFVFSISMPFAAIFAAKYFVPFYRSTGEVSAYTHFEKRFGPWARTYAVVCFVLTQFARMGSVFFGMALSLQALLGFSMASIMVVMGICIIIYTVMGGMEAVIWTEVVQGILKTLGALLILYLILREIPGGIEKVVAIGKAHHKFSLGDASFDLTKSGFWVILLYGFFINLNNFGMDQNYVQRYHTASNSREAKKSVWLCVAMYVPASLLFFIIGTALFAYYQQHPELTTEITRMVATERLGSGASPSAINTLAASLQPADYGDKVMPHFMVYKIPQVFLGLIIAAILSAGMSTISSGMNACATVFTKDIYKRYFDPAAEGKKELKILYWGTVIFGLIGLGTGLAMLGIKSVLDVWWELSGIFSGGMLGLFLLGLISKRTTGGQAAIAVIAGVLVILWFTFSSKIPPAYAYLKIGLHINMVIVVGTLTIFGVGWLLSLRKTKAVS; the protein is encoded by the coding sequence ATGAAGCATATACCCTTACTGGATCTGATCATTATTTTGCTGTACCTGGCCGCTATGGTATGGATCGGTTTTTATTTTTCCAAAAAGAATAAAAGCGCCGACCAGTTTACCAAAGCATCCGGTCGCATTCCCGGCTGGGCCATCGGGCTTTCCATTTATGCTACGTTTTTAAGCAGTAATACGTTTTTGGGTGTGCCGGGTAAGGCTTTCGGATCGAACTGGAATGCTTTTGTATTCAGCATCTCCATGCCTTTTGCCGCAATATTCGCAGCTAAATATTTTGTGCCGTTTTACCGGAGCACGGGAGAAGTATCTGCCTATACGCATTTTGAAAAACGCTTCGGCCCCTGGGCCCGTACCTATGCAGTGGTCTGTTTTGTGCTGACGCAATTTGCAAGAATGGGTTCCGTATTCTTCGGCATGGCATTGAGCCTGCAGGCATTGCTGGGCTTTTCAATGGCCTCCATTATGGTGGTGATGGGCATCTGTATTATTATTTATACAGTGATGGGTGGAATGGAAGCAGTGATCTGGACGGAAGTAGTACAGGGTATTTTGAAAACCCTGGGAGCCTTGCTGATCCTTTATCTCATTTTGCGGGAGATTCCCGGCGGCATCGAAAAGGTAGTTGCCATTGGAAAAGCTCATCATAAATTTAGTTTGGGCGACGCTTCCTTTGACCTTACCAAATCCGGTTTCTGGGTGATCTTATTATATGGTTTTTTTATCAACCTGAACAATTTTGGAATGGACCAGAACTACGTGCAGCGTTATCATACGGCCAGCAACAGCAGGGAAGCAAAAAAGTCTGTCTGGTTATGCGTGGCGATGTATGTGCCGGCATCCTTATTGTTTTTTATTATTGGTACGGCGCTTTTTGCCTATTACCAGCAGCACCCGGAACTGACGACTGAGATCACGCGCATGGTGGCAACGGAGCGCCTGGGTTCGGGGGCCTCCCCATCAGCGATAAATACCCTGGCTGCTTCTCTGCAACCCGCGGATTATGGTGATAAGGTGATGCCGCATTTTATGGTGTACAAGATCCCGCAGGTATTCCTGGGGTTGATCATTGCTGCTATATTATCTGCGGGGATGAGCACGATCAGCTCCGGGATGAATGCCTGTGCCACGGTGTTTACAAAAGATATTTACAAACGCTATTTTGATCCGGCTGCAGAAGGGAAAAAAGAATTAAAGATCCTGTACTGGGGCACCGTTATTTTTGGATTGATCGGGCTGGGTACGGGGCTAGCCATGCTGGGTATTAAGAGTGTGCTGGATGTGTGGTGGGAGTTGTCCGGTATTTTCTCCGGGGGGATGCTGGGTTTGTTCCTGCTGGGACTGATCAGTAAAAGAACAACCGGCGGGCAGGCAGCTATTGCCGTAATAGCGGGCGTGCTGGTGATCCTTTGGTTTACGTTTTCGTCGAAAATACCGCCGGCTTATGCATATTTAAAGATCGGCCTGCATATTAATATGGTGATCGTGGTAGGCACGCTGACGATTTTTGGGGTGGGGTGGTTGTTGTCGTTGCGGAAGACAAAGGCAGTATCATAA
- a CDS encoding alpha-hydroxy acid oxidase, with the protein MSTNLLRYNPQYPSVADLKRKAKKRMPKFAFDYLEGGCNDELNVWRNEEDFKHVFLMPQYLKKHKGVDMRTELFGHVYDAPFGIAPVGLQGLMWPNAPEILAKAALKHNIPYILSTVSTSSIERIAELSESKFWFQLYHPTENELRDDILRRLEAVNCPVLVVLIDVPSFGLRYREIKAGLSMPPKNTINNFVQAAMHPVWGLETLRVGIPSFATLKPYMKKGMDMKQLGKFMNATFTGRVDVDKVAAIRDKWKGKLVVKGVVNEHDAELCAGIGVDGIIISNHGGRQIDAGESTIKPLKGLADKFKSKYKVMIDSGLRSGPDIGRSLARGADFTFMGRPFMYGVGALGTSGGDHTIAMFKAQLKQVMEQLCCETIHDFPGTLIP; encoded by the coding sequence ATGAGCACAAATTTACTCCGATATAACCCGCAATATCCATCAGTAGCCGATTTAAAAAGAAAGGCAAAAAAAAGAATGCCCAAATTTGCATTTGATTACCTGGAAGGCGGCTGTAATGATGAACTAAATGTTTGGAGGAATGAAGAAGATTTTAAGCACGTCTTCCTGATGCCGCAATATCTTAAAAAACATAAGGGTGTTGACATGCGTACCGAATTATTCGGTCATGTTTACGACGCCCCATTCGGTATTGCACCGGTAGGCCTGCAGGGGCTGATGTGGCCCAATGCCCCGGAAATACTGGCCAAAGCAGCTTTAAAACATAACATTCCCTATATTCTGAGTACCGTTTCCACCAGCAGTATCGAACGTATTGCCGAACTTTCTGAAAGCAAGTTCTGGTTCCAGCTATACCATCCAACAGAGAACGAACTCCGCGATGATATTTTGCGCCGGCTGGAAGCTGTAAATTGTCCGGTACTGGTAGTTTTAATTGACGTTCCTTCTTTTGGTTTGCGCTATCGGGAAATCAAAGCCGGACTTTCCATGCCGCCCAAAAATACCATCAATAATTTCGTTCAGGCGGCAATGCACCCTGTATGGGGATTGGAAACGCTCCGCGTGGGCATTCCTTCCTTTGCCACCTTAAAGCCCTATATGAAAAAGGGGATGGACATGAAACAACTGGGCAAGTTTATGAACGCTACGTTTACCGGTCGGGTAGATGTGGATAAAGTGGCCGCAATCCGGGATAAATGGAAAGGCAAGCTGGTGGTAAAGGGTGTAGTGAACGAACACGATGCGGAGCTATGCGCTGGCATTGGAGTGGACGGCATCATCATTTCCAACCACGGCGGTCGACAGATCGATGCCGGTGAATCTACCATCAAGCCCTTAAAAGGGTTGGCAGATAAATTTAAATCGAAATACAAGGTAATGATCGACAGCGGGCTCCGCTCAGGCCCGGATATTGGCCGGTCGCTGGCCCGCGGCGCCGACTTCACTTTTATGGGCCGGCCTTTTATGTATGGCGTGGGCGCACTGGGAACATCCGGTGGTGATCATACCATTGCTATGTTTAAAGCGCAACTAAAACAGGTGATGGAGCAGCTTTGCTGCGAAACCATTCATGATTTTCCTGGAACGTTGATACCATAA
- a CDS encoding sialidase family protein, producing the protein MKKINLLTVCLLLITVFVTAQTNRWKQGILVDEFIYDTASFPQAHASTIAETPDGLIAAWFGGTKEGNKDVCIWTSRLVNNKWTAPQLVADGILNDSTRYACYNPVLYYAPTGELLLFYKIGPNVAGWTGWMKRSKDNGKTWSPREALPEGYLGPIKNKPELINGVLVCPSSTEVGGWKVHFEYTKDWGHTWTKSAPINDGKTFSAIQPSILKYKNGALQVLGRTRNTVIYESWSKDHGKTWSPMTALDLPNNNSGTDAVTLKDGRQLLVYNHVLPDSTWVKGKGPRTPLNVAVSKDGKNWYAALVLEDSPISQYSYPSVIQGKDGMVHIVYTWRRQRIKYVKIDPSKLKLTPIKNKKWPGAAVLKGTVTDD; encoded by the coding sequence ATGAAAAAAATAAATCTGTTAACCGTTTGTCTTTTGTTGATAACGGTTTTTGTTACAGCACAAACCAACCGCTGGAAGCAGGGCATCCTGGTAGACGAATTTATTTACGATACGGCCTCCTTTCCGCAGGCGCATGCCTCTACTATTGCAGAAACGCCCGATGGGCTGATCGCTGCCTGGTTTGGTGGTACCAAAGAAGGTAATAAAGATGTATGCATCTGGACCAGTCGCCTCGTAAATAATAAATGGACGGCCCCTCAACTAGTCGCGGATGGTATATTGAATGATTCCACCCGTTACGCCTGTTATAACCCCGTGTTGTATTATGCACCTACGGGAGAGTTGCTGTTGTTTTATAAGATAGGACCTAATGTGGCGGGATGGACCGGCTGGATGAAGCGTTCAAAAGATAACGGGAAAACCTGGAGCCCGCGGGAGGCGCTGCCGGAGGGTTATCTGGGGCCCATTAAGAATAAACCCGAACTCATTAACGGGGTTTTGGTTTGTCCATCCAGTACGGAAGTTGGCGGCTGGAAAGTGCATTTTGAATATACAAAGGATTGGGGCCACACCTGGACAAAATCAGCTCCTATCAATGATGGCAAAACTTTTTCCGCGATTCAGCCCTCTATTTTAAAATATAAGAATGGTGCGCTGCAGGTGCTGGGACGTACGCGGAATACCGTCATTTATGAAAGCTGGAGTAAAGATCACGGCAAAACATGGTCGCCCATGACGGCCCTGGATCTGCCCAATAATAATTCCGGAACAGATGCCGTAACATTAAAAGACGGCCGCCAGTTATTGGTATACAATCATGTATTGCCGGACTCCACCTGGGTAAAAGGAAAGGGGCCCAGAACGCCGCTGAACGTAGCCGTTTCAAAAGATGGTAAAAACTGGTATGCCGCGCTGGTGCTGGAAGATTCACCCATCAGCCAGTACTCCTACCCGTCGGTGATCCAGGGCAAAGATGGTATGGTGCATATCGTATATACCTGGCGCCGGCAGCGGATAAAATATGTAAAAATTGATCCGTCAAAGTTGAAGCTGACACCTATAAAAAATAAAAAATGGCCGGGAGCGGCGGTGCTAAAGGGAACGGTAACCGACGATTAA
- a CDS encoding alpha/beta hydrolase family protein: MLYLRRTLLLWGILFSFFAKAQENTDNKYAEPLAQVLKNIETRYGVAIRYPDSLVKGKVLNYARWRFRPDVEETLNNVLAPFDLKVKKDGDKKYKIGDYEYYRWAVADGWAELDRIAAQYKNLSEWEARKKELKQCILEKLQLAKLPAWPISEPVTTPIRKYNGYTIENIALEILPGVWINGSLYKPATHKGKIPVILNPDGHWQQQRYRPDCQLRCAALAKMGAMAFSYDLFAWGESLLQFKPEDHRRSLAMTIQALGAIRILDYLLALKDADTTRVGITGGSGGGSHTELMTAIDDRIKVSAPVVSVSSYFYGGCPCESGMDIHSCGGGTDNVEIAAMAAPRPQLLVSDGGDWTDKMPEHDFPYLQKMYSWYGKKADLQNVHLPTEKHDFGINKRTAVYHFMARYLGLNIKAIEDKKGVIDESDITIEDEKKLYVFGDHGEKLPARAVKGFDNLEKVFEAAVK; the protein is encoded by the coding sequence ATGCTTTACTTGCGTCGCACTCTTCTACTTTGGGGAATTTTGTTCAGCTTTTTTGCAAAGGCACAGGAGAATACAGATAACAAATATGCGGAGCCGTTAGCCCAGGTATTAAAGAATATCGAAACGCGCTATGGCGTTGCCATCCGCTATCCGGACTCATTGGTAAAAGGAAAAGTGCTCAACTATGCCCGCTGGCGTTTTCGCCCGGATGTAGAAGAAACACTAAACAACGTGTTAGCACCTTTTGATCTGAAAGTAAAAAAGGATGGCGACAAAAAATATAAGATCGGCGATTATGAGTACTATCGCTGGGCTGTAGCTGACGGCTGGGCCGAGCTGGACCGCATTGCGGCCCAGTATAAAAATTTGTCGGAATGGGAGGCCCGGAAAAAAGAATTAAAACAATGCATTCTTGAAAAATTGCAACTGGCTAAATTACCGGCATGGCCCATCAGCGAACCCGTTACTACTCCCATCCGGAAATACAATGGTTACACAATAGAGAATATTGCCCTGGAAATTTTACCCGGTGTATGGATCAACGGATCCCTATACAAGCCTGCAACCCACAAAGGGAAGATCCCTGTGATCCTGAACCCAGATGGGCACTGGCAACAACAACGCTATCGCCCCGATTGCCAGCTCCGCTGCGCTGCGCTAGCAAAAATGGGCGCCATGGCCTTTAGTTATGATCTCTTTGCCTGGGGTGAATCCTTATTACAGTTTAAACCGGAAGACCATCGCCGCAGTCTGGCCATGACCATACAGGCACTGGGCGCCATCCGCATCCTGGATTATCTGCTGGCTTTAAAAGATGCAGATACCACAAGAGTAGGCATCACAGGGGGCTCCGGCGGCGGCAGTCATACCGAATTAATGACCGCCATTGATGACCGCATAAAAGTGTCGGCACCTGTAGTTTCTGTTTCTTCTTATTTCTATGGCGGCTGCCCCTGTGAGAGTGGCATGGATATTCATAGTTGCGGTGGGGGCACTGATAATGTAGAGATCGCTGCAATGGCCGCCCCACGTCCGCAATTGCTGGTGAGCGATGGCGGCGACTGGACAGATAAAATGCCCGAACATGATTTTCCTTATCTGCAAAAAATGTATAGCTGGTATGGAAAGAAAGCAGATCTGCAGAATGTGCATCTACCCACCGAAAAACATGATTTCGGCATCAACAAAAGAACCGCCGTATATCACTTTATGGCACGGTACCTGGGATTGAATATAAAAGCCATTGAAGACAAAAAGGGCGTTATAGATGAATCGGACATTACCATTGAAGACGAGAAAAAATTATATGTGTTCGGGGATCATGGAGAAAAGTTACCTGCCCGCGCAGTAAAGGGTTTCGACAATTTGGAAAAAGTTTTTGAAGCAGCGGTGAAATAG
- a CDS encoding sugar phosphate isomerase/epimerase family protein, with translation MKKAFLYLLIIALPITGIAQKTQQYKIALIDLMLLKRQKLGALPLAKELHADGIEIDMGGLGNRETFDNKLAIDSVREKYLQTARALNLEIPSLAMTGYYAQSFCGREHYKESIAACITTMKQMNVKTAFLPLGIQCDLKKNPEKRPAVVARLKEAGKMAQETGVTIAIETALDAKGEVALLKEIGSPAIKIYFNFSNPLKEGRDLYKELKILGAKNIAMIHCTNKDSVWLQNDPQIDLYKVKKTLDQMKWSGWLVVERSRDALHPRDVKYNYGTNVAYLKKVFQEVTK, from the coding sequence ATGAAAAAAGCATTCCTATACCTCCTTATTATTGCTTTGCCTATAACGGGTATCGCCCAGAAAACACAGCAATATAAAATTGCGCTGATCGACCTGATGTTGTTAAAACGTCAGAAGTTGGGCGCCCTGCCGCTCGCAAAAGAGTTGCATGCCGATGGCATTGAAATTGACATGGGCGGATTGGGCAACCGGGAAACCTTTGATAATAAGCTGGCGATAGATTCCGTACGGGAGAAATACCTGCAAACCGCCAGGGCATTGAACCTGGAAATCCCCTCGCTGGCCATGACGGGCTATTATGCACAATCCTTTTGTGGAAGGGAGCATTATAAAGAGTCGATAGCGGCATGTATTACAACGATGAAACAGATGAATGTTAAAACAGCGTTCCTTCCTTTAGGGATACAATGCGATCTGAAAAAAAACCCGGAAAAGCGACCGGCGGTTGTTGCCCGTTTAAAAGAAGCCGGCAAAATGGCGCAGGAAACCGGTGTGACCATTGCTATTGAAACAGCACTTGACGCAAAAGGAGAAGTAGCGCTCCTCAAAGAAATTGGTTCTCCGGCAATAAAGATCTATTTTAATTTTTCAAATCCACTGAAAGAGGGCCGGGATCTTTACAAAGAACTAAAAATATTGGGAGCAAAGAATATTGCCATGATCCATTGCACTAATAAAGACAGTGTATGGCTCCAGAACGATCCGCAGATCGATTTATACAAAGTGAAAAAAACGCTGGATCAAATGAAATGGAGCGGATGGCTGGTGGTAGAACGGTCGCGCGACGCACTGCACCCGAGAGATGTAAAATATAATTACGGCACCAATGTGGCTTATTTGAAGAAGGTGTTCCAGGAAGTTACAAAATGA